A single genomic interval of Labeo rohita strain BAU-BD-2019 chromosome 13, IGBB_LRoh.1.0, whole genome shotgun sequence harbors:
- the arhgap22 gene encoding rho GTPase-activating protein 22 isoform X3: MGLGCRKLQEHRSVHAKGCTGEKDRSALSHEAFLLMANSQNDMEDWVKAIRRVIWAPFGGGIFGQRLEDTVQYERKFGSRLAPLLVEQCVDFIREQGLKEEGLFRMPGQANLVKELQDAFDCGDKPLFDSNTDVHTVASLLKLYLRELPEPVIPFNKYEDFLTCAQLLLKDEEVGLSELVKQVNTLPQANYNLLKYICKFLDEVQSHSNENKMSVQNLATVFGPNILRPKVEDPVSMMEGTSQVQHLMTLLISEHERLYVGTEGDVSSEQTGSCLQGHRGMAEWISDEEMLNCSSPSQSSKVAESVSGSATSLDINTGAPTTAKMTPQGKAGVTVSPSKQAKSLPSWKYSFKSGGVRAQPAKIGGSSVDVSTLPITGNWLMNGLSSLRSHRRTSSGERMGKDSALSHRLSTYDNVTSSSLSVPSVASTPWSTSSCEILVADSVGSDPSGLNSVKGDWSVGGSVRGQSEDRNSEVTESSEALEMCVSSAGCSENGNVEDAVNVTEDTEISTTALNGLVTELKDELKKQKVNYESRIRRLEESSVTMRNQMERLEEELDQEKKKYRMLEIKLRNSERAREDAETRNRLLQNEMEEFFSTLGDLTLGTRTSKI, encoded by the exons GCTGTACAGGAGAGAAAGACAGATCGGCTCTCAGCCATGAGGCTTTCCTGCTCATGGCAAACTCCCAGAATGACATGGAGGACTGGGTCAAAGCCATTAGACGTGTCATCTGGGCTCCCTTTGGAGGAG GCATCTTTGGTCAGCGCCTGGAAGACACTGTACAGTATGAGAGAAAGTTTGGATCCCGACTGGCCCCTTTGCTGGTGGAGCAGTGTGTGGATTTTATAAGGGAACAGGGTCTGAAAGAGGAGGGTCTCTTCAGGATGCCAGGACAGGCCAACCTGGTCAAAGAACTGCAGGATGCTTTTGACTGTGGAGATAAGCCTCTATTTGACAG TAACACTGACGTTCATACAGTGGCGTCCCTACTGAAGCTTTATCTCAGGGAGTTGCCAGAGCCTGTGATCCCCTTTAACAAATATGAGGACTTTTTAACCTGTGCACAGCTTCTGCTAAAAGATGAAGAAGTG GGACTCAGTGAGCTTGTGAAGCAGGTGAACACTCTTCCTCAGGCTAATTATAATTTGTTAAAGTACATTTGCAA ATTCTTAGATGAGGTGCAATCACACTCGAATGAGAATAAGATGAGCGTTCAGAATCTCGCAACAGTTTTTGGACCAAATATCCTTCGGCCTAAAGTAGAGGACCCTGTTTCAATGATGGAAG gAACCTCCCAGGTTCAGCACCTGATGACGTTGTTGATCAGTGAACATGAGCGTCTGTATGTTGGGACTGAGGGAGATGTGTCTTCCGAGCAGACTGGAAGTTGTCTTCAGGGTCACCGTGGCATGGCGGAGTGGATCTCCGATGAGGAGATGCTGAACTGCTCATCACCAAGCCAGTCGTCCAAAGTGGCAGAGAGTGTGAGTGGCAGTGCCACATCTTTAGATATCAATACAGGTGCCCCTACCACTGCCAAAATGACACCTCAGGGAAAAGCTGGGGTGACCGTCAGCCCTAGCAAACAAGCGAAATCCCTCCCCTCCTGGAAATACTCCTTCAAGAGCGGAGGGGTACGTGCTCAGCCCGCAAAAATTGGAGGCTCGTCTGTGGACGTGTCCACCTTGCCCATTACAGGCAACTGGCTGATGAACGGGCTTTCTTCTCTGCGCAGCCACCGGCGTACATCTTCAGGAGAGCGCATGGGCAAGGATTCAGCCCTGTCACATCGTCTATCCACTTACGACAACGTGACCTCATCAAGTCTCAGCGTACCCAGCGTCGCGAGCACGCCCTGGTCCACGTCTTCCTGTGAGATCTTAGTGGCCGACTCTGTGGGAAGTGACCCCTCTGGACTGAACTCTGTAAAGGGCGACTGGTCAGTTGGAGGGTCTGTCCGAGGGCAAAGTGAAGATAGGAATTCGGAGGTCACTGAGAGCAGCGAAGCACTGgaaatgtgtgtaagcagtgCAGGCTGCAGCGAGAATGGAAATGTAGAAGATGCAGTGAACGTTACAGAAGATACTGAAATTAGCACGACAGCACTTAATGGCCTGGTAacagagctgaaagatgagttAAAGAAACAGAAGGTCAACTATGAATCACGAATACGAAG GCTAGAGGAATCAAGTGTCACTATGCGTAACCAAATGGAGAGACTAGAGGAGGAGTTGGACCAGGAGAAGAAAAAGTATCGCATGTTGGAAATTAAACTCCGCAACTCTGAGCGGGCCCGTGAGGACGCAGAGACCCGCAACCGCTTGCTTCAGAACGAGATGGAGGAGTTCTTCTCCACTTTGGGAGATCTTACGTTGGGAACAAGGACAAGCAAAATTTGA